One Piscinibacter lacus genomic window, CGCAAGCGCCTGAATGCCGCGGGCCGGGAGACGACGCTGGCCATGCTCGACGCCCAGGTCGAGGCCAACAATGTGCTGATCGACTGGGTGAACGCCGTGTTCGACCAGCGCCTCAACGAGCTCAAGCTGGCCAAGGAGGTCGGCAAGCTTCTGCCGCCCGAAGGCGGCGAGGGCGACTGGGCCCGCGCCCTGTTCACCGACGAAGATTTCCGCGCCGGCGTGCGCGAGCTGCTGCGCAATGCCGTGCCCGGCCCGGCCGTGCTGCAGGCCGAGCGCAAGCCGGCGGTGCCGGTTCGCCTCGGCGCCTGGGCGGGTGCCTTGTCCCTGCGACTCGATCCCGCGCGGCCCTGAGGCCCGTGCGGCCCGACCCGGGCGCCGGTCGGCCGCAACGGAAACAGACGGATTCAATTCGCCCCGAGCGGGGCGAATCCTCCGGCTCCTCCCTTCGGTAACTCTTATGACGTCGACAGGCACGGTCCCTGCTGGGACAACCTGCCACCTGGAGTTGGAATGGACACGCTGGACCTTGAACACGCCCTGCTCGGGCAGAGCCTGAATCAACTGCTCGCCCTGCAATCGACGGAGGCGGGGGGCACCGTTGCAGCCCTCGCCGACGCCGCGCCGGGCCTGCTCGACGGCCTGCAGGGTGGCGGCCTTGCCCTGCAGGAACTGCTGTCGGGCATCGTGGCCGGTGCCGCCCTGCCCCTTCTGCATGCCGAATCGCTGGCCGAGCTCAGTGCGCTGCTCGGTACCGGGCCGCTTGGCAGCGTGGGCAGCAGCAGCCTCGACCTGGGTCCCCTGCTCGACGATCTCGCCCTGCCCCTGCAAGGCAGCTTGCTTGAAACCATCGACGATCTGCTCGGCCTGGCCCCGGACGGCCTGCCCGCGGTCGACGGCTTGCTTGACCTCGACGGTTTGCTGGGTGAGGTGCTGGCGGGCGATCTGGGCGGCCTGAGCCAGGCACTCGGCGGCTTGCCGGCGCAACTGGGCGGCTTGGGCGGCCTGGGCGGCACCACCCTGGGCAGCACGCTCAGCCAAGTCGAGACGGTCATCGCCCAAGTGCTCGACCAACTCGAAGGCCTGCTGGGCGACAACCTCGTCCTGCCGGTCGTCCTCGACGATTTGCCCTTGGACGAGACCGTCCAGGCCATCCAGCAGATCCTCGGCAACACCCTGGTGCCCCTGGTCGGCGAAGGGGTTGATCTGCTGCAGGACATCGTCATCGACCTGCAGACAGCCCTGGATGCCGGCACCCTGGCCGCGATCTCGGGCCTAAGCCACGATCTGCTCGACCACACCGTCGGCACCGTGCAGGCCATCGCCGGCATCGTCAGCGTCGAAGCCCTCAGCCCGGCCCTGGACCTGGGCGCGTCGGCGATCGATCAGGTCAATGACCTGGTCGCTCAACTGGCGTCGCCCCTGGGCGACGCGCTGCCCGTGCTCTATCCCGTGCTTGCCCAGGTGCAGCAGCGGCTGGACGGGGTGGGTGAGCTGGTCGGCACGCTCGACACGCTGGCCGAGCCGGTGCTTGAAGCCGGCTCCGGCGCGCTCGACAACCTGGTGCAGATCGTCGACGGTGCCCTGGCGGTGCTGGCCCCGACGATCGGCACCGTGGATGCGCTGCTGCAAGGCGGCGACCTGCCCCTGCTGGGCGACCCGCTGAACGTGCTCGACGGCCTGCCCCTGGTCGGTGATCTGCTCGGCGCCGTGACCGGGCTGCTGGGCGGCAGCGGCCTGCCCCTGGGCGGTTCGGGCGGTCTGCCCTTGCTCGGCGACCTGCTGGGCGGCGATTTGCTGCCCGCCGGCCTGGCCGATCCGCTGGCCGTCCTTGAGGGCCTGCCCCTCGACGGCGGCCTGCTGGCGCCCGTTCAGGCGCTGCTGGGCGGTCTGCCGCTCGTGGGGGATGCTCCGGGGCTCGACGGCCTGCTGGGCGCGGCCGAGGGCCTGCTCGGGGGCGACCTGCCGGCCCTGGGGCTGGAGCCGGTGGCCGAGATCGCCGACAGCCTGCTGGGCGAGCTGCCCCTGCTCGACGGCCTGACGGCGCCGCTCGGCGGCGCGCTCCATCTCGGCGGGCTGGATACGCTGATTCCGGGCAGCAATCCCTGAGCCCTCGGCCGTCCCGGCCGCTCCAAGAACCAAACCCCGTGGACCGAGCGGTCCACGGGGTTTGTTGTTTCACGCAATCCGCCTCCCGAACGGTCCGGGAGGCCGAAGGGTTCAGTAGCGGATCTCGGCGCGACGGTTCTTGGCGCGGCTGGCCGCGTCGCTGCCCGGCACGGCCGGACGCTCCAGGCCAAAGCTGACCGCTTCGACCTGCGCCTCGGGCACGCCCAGGATGACCATCATCTTGCGCACCGCTTCCGAGCGGCGCTGGCCCAGGGCCAGGTTGTATTCGCTGGAGCCGATCGAGTCGGTGTGGCCTTCGATGCGGGCCTTGACCTCGGGGCTGGCGCGCAGCGTCCGGGCATGCGACTCGACGATGCCGCGGTACTCGGCCTTCACGTCGTACTTGTCGAAGTCGAAGTAGACGATGTCGCGCAACTTCAGGTTGTCGCTGTCGGCGTCGGCCGTCTTCACGATGTTCAGCGCCTCGGGCTGGCTGATCGTGCGGCCCAGGTTGGACTCGATCACGGTCTTCTGCTCGCTGCTCGACGAGGTGGCGGCGGCCGTGGTTGAGGCCTCCTTCTTACTTTCGGGGCTCTGGGTGGCACAGCCAAACAGGCCCAGGGAAGTCGCCAGCAGCAGCGTCGACAGACGGGGGATCATCTTCATGGAATTCGCTCCAGGGGTCTCGTGGTCGGTGGTGGAGGTGGGCTGAACACGGCCAGACGGCCCCGGAACACCCACCGATCAAGGACCGAAGTGTGCAACAGGACGGCCCGAACGCCGAGTTCCGACTTGCGTCCGGCGATCACCCCCCATTTGAGCTGAAAGCCGCGCCCTGTCTCGCCTTTCGTGAGCTCCACCACGAATCGCTTCCCCGGTCTGTTCGGTATATTGGCGACATAGTCGAAACATCTTCGATCGCCGAACAACGTCTTGACAAGGATGAGACCCATGGAAAACGCCAATGCAGGTGGCAGCGTCGCCGCCGTGAACCTCGCGACCGAAGCGCCTGCCGCCGCTGCTGACGCGGCCGCCTCTCAGGGCCTCGTCGTCCTGCGGGGCGGTCAGCCTGTGACCATCGCCCCGCGCGAAGCCCTGCTGGCGGGCGACCGGGTCGTGACGGGCAACCAAGCCGTCGAGGTCGTCGTGCCGAACGCCGATGGCAGCCGTCAGGCGCTGGTCAAGGTCGCGCCGAATTCCGAGGTCGTCATCCAGCCGGCCAAGGTCGACCCCGCTGCGGCGGCGGGCGACCTGCTGGTCGTGGCCGGCGATGCCGAGTTCGTCGAGATTGTTGACGCGGCGCCGATCACCCTGGTCAAGAAGAGCGCGTCCGCCGTGGGCGCCGGGGCCGGTGGCGAAGAAGCTGCGGGCGGCCTGGGCCTGCTGCCGCTGCTGGCGGGCGGTGCGCTGCTCGCCGCCGGCATTGCCGCGGCCAACGACGACGATGATGACAATTCGACGTCGCCGACCGGTCCCACCGGCCCCACGGGTCCGACCGAGCCGACCGGCCCCACCGGCCCCACCGGCCCCACCGGCCCCACGGGTCCGACCGAGCCGACGGGTCCCACCGGCCCGACCGGCCCCACGGGTCCCACTGAGCCGACCGGCCCCACCGGTCCGACGGGCCCCACCGGTCCGACGGGTCCGACCGAGCCGACGGGTCCGACGGGCCCCACTGGCCCGACCGGCCCCACCGAGCCGACCGGCCCCACGGGTCCCACCGGCCCGACTGGCCCCACGGGTGACAACCCCACGCTCACCGATGGCGTGGACCGCGTGGTCGACGGCGTCACCGACCTGGTCGACAACCTGCTGGGCGGCCTGCTCGGCACCGGCCTGACCGATGGTCTGCTCGGCAACACCGGCGGCCTTACCAACGGCGTCGACCAACTGGTCGATGGCGCCACCGACCTGGTCGACGAGCTCGCGCTGGGCAACAACCTGAACGGCGGCGGCCTGCTGGACGTGGTCGATGGCGTGGTGGCCGAAGTGGCCCCGGTGACGGACGTCATCACCGGCAATCCGCTGCTGTCCGACACCCTGACGGATTCGGTCGACACCGTGACCGACGTCGTCGGCGATCTGCTCACCACCGACGCCCTCAATTT contains:
- a CDS encoding OmpA family protein — encoded protein: MKMIPRLSTLLLATSLGLFGCATQSPESKKEASTTAAATSSSSEQKTVIESNLGRTISQPEALNIVKTADADSDNLKLRDIVYFDFDKYDVKAEYRGIVESHARTLRASPEVKARIEGHTDSIGSSEYNLALGQRRSEAVRKMMVILGVPEAQVEAVSFGLERPAVPGSDAASRAKNRRAEIRY